From one Anopheles cruzii chromosome 3, idAnoCruzAS_RS32_06, whole genome shotgun sequence genomic stretch:
- the LOC128273871 gene encoding UPF0547 protein C16orf87-like, protein MVKTRMITKHCPECEVQVAIASKKCSCGHMFSMKQSSATVYEPPSRTKTSSKRKAAQQAAAAAAAASSSSDSRKGSASGQVQRRRTSRVRREKPNYYDSLQYEKKKKKTKKSSKASLFKGKEAKQTQLITAKETQVARANRHANRRAKKEEIDGGGDLAAKLPLDKQDVAAIILSEINRKIGSVVWTQP, encoded by the exons ATGGTAAAAACCAGAATGATTACTAAACATTGTCCTGAGTGTGAGGTGCAGGTGGCAATCGCTTCGAAGAAATGTTCCTGCGGGCACATGTTTAGCATGAAACAGTCGAGTGCAACGGTATACGAGCCTCCATCACGTACGAAAACTAGTTCCAAGAGAAAAGCAGCCCAAcaggcggccgctgccgccgctgcagccTCATCTTCCAGTGACAGTCGTAAaggttccgcttccggccaAGTGCAGCGCCGGCGAACGAGCAGAGTACGCCGTGAGAAACCCAACTACTACGATTCTTTGCAgtacgagaagaagaaaaagaaaacaaag AAATCGTCAAAAGCATCACTATTTAAGGGCAAAGAAGCGAAGCAGACACAGCTGATAACAGCCAAAGAGACCCAGGTGGCCAGGGCCAACCGACACGCCAATCGGCGCGCTAAGAAAGAGGAGATTGATGGTGGAGGAGACCTGGCCGCTAA GTTACCGCTCGACAAGCAGGATGTTGCAGCCATAATTTTGTCCGAAATTaatcgaaaaatcggttccgTTGTGTGGACACAACCCTGA
- the LOC128273953 gene encoding TRAF3-interacting protein 1: MATELDAAIVKRTQNSLGKFVKRPALTEKLLRKPPFRFLHDVVHAIIREHGLLEGLYTVDELNSDNIKDRDSKMAFLQKLIDVVKLITGKDLNVRPSKVVAGLEVERTNELLQAMGYALEQKLDSAEIVRQFLGGANSDAPFNRPAKEPEERAVQNIDIRKEKSKEKTKDKDQSGNEKKKERITKSKEKEVTKNGVTIAAGPKQEKVKSKQNGSKVGHETKTKPDKPSKGKEKSLKRIPSIPEEQLQQITPREFGLPETPANGMEQLGGNKQAESRKRRDSQKEFGEVIAADENRMAPGDDGALIVENEDEGRKQNGTGSNSSSRRSSLKKQNSLTASENNALSEMNQFNGLENSPGPSRQDSGVGSDPPMRPDKTEMLQEVGAPDAMPVVGLVAPAENHRVLGKPPMHRQQSIETVMRPRTSLRPPSVRPPSARPGAPRRKEKNVEVILQPNETQRLGEINVKMEVFNNELLDDDGENLIVIEDPISAVDAYATSRTGGLEDDGISEQDQQQEQQGHLVRQILETQKEFSSHTGHDNETVRKAETEWSIGQRQSSTKQMELLRESIQKLTRSVNPLGKLMDFIQEDVDAMERELTNWQQIFAQSMVELNKERSATENAIEPLKHQLSQIDVNIKEYREMIDSTRANILQNEQKIERLYMTEI, from the exons ATGGCTACTGAACTGGATGCGGCCATAGTGAAAAGGACACAAAATTCTCTGGGAAAGTTCGTAAAGCGGCCCGCACTGACCGAAAAACTTCTCCGCAAGCcgccgtttcggtttcttcacGATGTAGTGCACGCG ATTATTCGGGAGCATGGCCTACTGGAGGGTTTGTATACGGTGGATGAACTAAACTCGGACAATATCAAGGACCGCGATTCGAAAATGGCGTTTCTGCAAAAGCTCATTGACGTCGTCA AACTAATCACCGGTAAAGACCTGAATGTTCGCCCATCCAAAGTAGTCGCTGGATTGGAGGTGGAACGAACCAATGAACTGCTTCAGGCCATGGGATACGCACTCGAGCAGAAATTGGACAGCGCTGAAATTGTTCGCCAATTTCTCGGTGGCGCCAACTCGGACGCCCCCTTTAATAGGCCAGCAAAAGAACCGGAAGAAAGGGCGGTGCAGAATATTGACATTCGAAAGGAGAAATCCAAAGAAAAGACTAAAGATAAGGACCAATCCGgaaacgagaaaaagaaagaacgtATCACAAAGTCAAAGGAAAAGGAAGTTACAAAGAATGGTGTAACGATCGCGGCTGGCCCAAAACAGGAGAAGGTCAAAAGCAAGCAGAATGGATCAAAAGTAgggcacgaaacgaaaacgaaacccgaCAAGCCCAGCAAGGGCAAAGAGAAATCTCTCAAACGGATACCATCAATTCCGGAAGAGCAGTTGCAACAGATTACTCCTCGCGAGTTCGGCCTACCGGAAACCCCTGCGAACGGTATGGAGCAATTGGGAGGCAACAAGCAAGCCGAGTCAAGAAAACGACGAGACTCCCAGAAAGAGTTTGGGGAAGTGATAGCGGCCGATGAAAACCGAATGGCGcctggtgatgatggtgctttGATTGTGGAAAACGAGGACGAGGGacgcaaacaaaatggcaccggaagcaatagtagtagtagaagaTCGTCCTTAAAGAAACAGAACAGTTTAACGGCTAGTGAAAATAACGCCCTATCGGAGATGAACCAGTTTAACGGATTGGAAAATTCTCCCGGCCCTAGCCGGCAAGACAGTGGGGTTGGGAGCGATCCTCCAATGAGACCAGACAAGACCGAGATGTTACAAGAGGTGGGAGCACCAGATGCGATGCCGGTGGTAGGTTTGGTAGCCCCGGCGGAGAATCATCGGGTTCTGGGAAAACCGCCGATGCACCGACAACAGTCGATCGAAACGGTTATGCGACCAAGGACAAGCCTTAGACCACCAAGCGTTCGGCCTCCGTCTGCGCGGCCGGGAGCTCCAagaagaaaggagaaaaacgtGGAGGTCATTTTGCAGCCAAACGAAACACAGAGATTGGGAGAAATCAACGTAAAGATGGAAGTGTTCAATAACGAGCTGCTGGACGATGACGGCGAGAACTTGATCGTTATCGAGGATCCTATCAGTGCGGTCGATGCTTACGCTACGAGCCGAACGGGCGGCTTAGAGGACGATGGGATCTCGGAGCAGGATCAACAACAAGAACAGCAAGGCCATCTGGTGCGGCAGATCCTTGAAACGCAAAAGGAGTTTTCCTCTCACACCGGACATGACAACGAAACGGTGCGAAAGGCCGAAAcg GAATGGTCCATTGGCCAGAGGCAGTCATCAACTAAGCAAATGGAATTGCTCAGAGAATCGATACAAAAATTGACACGCTCAGTCAATCCGCTCGGCAAACTGATGGACTTTATTCAGGAAGACGTCGATGCCATGGAAAGAGAACTGACAAACTGGCAACAGATTTTCGCTCAATCTATGGTGGAGTTGAATAAGGAACGAAG TGCCACGGAAAATGCGATCGAACCTTTGAAGCATCAGTTATCTCAAATTGACGTCAACATAAAGGAGTATCGCGAGATGATCGATTCGACTCGGGCAAACATCCTACAGAATGAACAGAAAATCGAACGCTTGTACATGACCGAAATATAG